The Agromyces marinus genome window below encodes:
- a CDS encoding MFS transporter: protein MPSVAAHHPFSWRSIILPAYLPTLLFSLGEGALVPVIPVVATDRGASLALAGLIAAMLMVGNLVGDLPAGWLVARIGERAAMIAASALASAGTLLALVVPTTTALAIGVFLLGLATAVFGLARHAFLTSYVPPRVRARALSTLAGVFRGGWAIGPFAAAAIIAWTGSATAVFWVLVAACAAVVAVLLVLPDPERVFGAAARARAEVAAGPAAGTDGSVADRARADAAGGIRHTIVAYRAVLARVGTGVGLLAALRASRTVIIPLWAVSLGMRPDAAALVIGIAAAVDFTLFYVSGHVMDRHGRLWSAIPGLVGLSVGHLVLAVTHDVPGAIAWFTGITMLLGVANGLSSGVILTLGADLAPSAHPAPFLGAFRTIADAGGAAAPLAIAGLTSALSLMAAAAAMGVVGLIGAGMLWRWIPRYVPRSPRHPSPEPPPEPDAAWTPTADT from the coding sequence ATGCCTTCCGTCGCCGCGCACCACCCGTTCTCGTGGCGCTCGATCATCCTCCCCGCGTACCTGCCGACGCTGCTGTTCTCGCTCGGCGAGGGCGCCCTCGTGCCCGTCATCCCGGTCGTCGCGACCGACCGCGGCGCATCGCTCGCACTCGCCGGGCTCATCGCGGCGATGCTCATGGTCGGCAACCTCGTCGGCGACCTCCCCGCCGGATGGCTCGTGGCGCGCATCGGCGAACGCGCGGCGATGATCGCGGCGTCGGCACTCGCCTCGGCGGGAACGCTGCTCGCCCTGGTCGTCCCGACGACGACCGCGCTCGCGATCGGGGTGTTCCTGCTCGGCCTGGCCACCGCCGTGTTCGGCCTGGCGCGGCACGCGTTCCTCACGAGCTACGTGCCGCCGCGGGTGCGCGCCCGCGCACTGTCGACCCTCGCCGGGGTGTTCCGCGGCGGGTGGGCGATCGGGCCCTTCGCCGCGGCCGCCATCATCGCCTGGACCGGCTCCGCGACCGCGGTGTTCTGGGTCCTGGTCGCCGCGTGCGCCGCCGTCGTGGCGGTCCTGCTCGTCCTGCCCGACCCCGAGCGCGTGTTCGGTGCTGCCGCGCGGGCGCGCGCCGAGGTCGCGGCCGGACCGGCCGCCGGCACCGACGGATCGGTCGCCGACCGGGCCCGAGCGGATGCCGCCGGCGGCATCCGCCACACCATCGTCGCGTACCGCGCGGTGCTCGCCCGCGTCGGCACCGGAGTGGGCCTGCTGGCCGCGCTCCGCGCGAGCCGGACCGTGATCATCCCGCTGTGGGCGGTCTCGCTCGGCATGCGGCCGGATGCCGCGGCGCTCGTGATCGGCATCGCCGCCGCGGTCGACTTCACCCTGTTCTACGTCAGCGGGCACGTCATGGACCGCCACGGCCGGCTCTGGAGCGCCATCCCCGGACTCGTGGGGCTCTCGGTCGGCCACCTCGTGCTCGCGGTCACGCACGACGTCCCCGGTGCGATCGCGTGGTTCACGGGCATCACCATGCTCCTCGGGGTGGCGAACGGCCTCTCCTCGGGCGTCATCCTCACGCTCGGCGCCGACCTCGCGCCCTCCGCGCATCCCGCCCCGTTCCTCGGGGCGTTCCGCACCATCGCCGACGCCGGCGGCGCGGCCGCGCCGCTCGCGATCGCGGGCCTCACCTCGGCCCTCTCGCTCATGGCGGCTGCCGCCGCGATGGGCGTCGTCGGCCTCATCGGCGCGGGCATGCTGTGGCGCTGGATCCCGCGGTACGTGCCGCGCTCGCCGCGGCATCCGTCGCCCGAACCGCCGCCCGAACCCGACGCCGCCTGGACCCCCACCGCCGACACCTGA